A region of Drosophila suzukii chromosome 2L, CBGP_Dsuzu_IsoJpt1.0, whole genome shotgun sequence DNA encodes the following proteins:
- the Wdr62 gene encoding uncharacterized protein Wdr62 isoform X5 encodes MFAPRNSSPTAIYGKEDVAAYEIKLKKVLGLTVCSNAALDVSPVSGLLAYPAGCTVVLFNAKRQTQAYLVNTSRKAFTSVAFSRCGRYVATGECGINPAIKVWELETPNGSLEHCSGGNVIAEFVDHKYAVTCVAFSPTGKYLVSVGSQHDMIVNVFDWRANLKMASNKISSKVAAVCFAEDGSYFVTVGNRHVKYWYLEGGRKYKDPIPLMGRSAILGDLRDNDFCAVACGKGICAESTYAITRQGHLVEFSSRRLLDKWVQCRTTNANCICVNERFILVGCAESIIRIFNAATLEYVTTLPRTHYLGVDVAQGIQINHIMSVPQQAKFPDCIAMVFDEQRCKVSCVYNDHSLYIWDLRDISRVGKSHSFLYHSTCIWGVETVPYNVEREPSQTLPEECFVTCSSDDTIRVWGLDGCTNNDIYRRNIYSKELLKIVYSDEELQFIKDQGSSLFDKAGNSSYDGRNGVRCIKISPELQHLASGDRCGNIRVYNLVNLRLLTTIEAHESEVLCLEYSNERIDRKLLASASRDRLIHVFDVAQNYLLLQTLDDHSSSITSIKFVGAGLNFQMISCGADKSIMFRSFQGNIFMRGTNTSGKTTLYDMEVDSNAKHILTACQDRNVRVYGTQNAKQTKTFKGSHSDEGSLIKLSLDPSGIYVATSCTDKTLAVYDYYSSECMARMYGHSELVTGLKFTNDCRHLISASGDGCIFIWQVPHDMIVTMQARMSQQRLRSGHAPLPRPLASISPPDGIALESPTSEIEQPQLQPKFGVAERFSDVGQLPQWAMRKAAADSDSGALSIPTPSGGSTNVPAMHAASSMGNLSSSPSQQIPGLAPRARGRWAQRSTQLETADDLRSNSESPLGTVSSVGGHSGVNVQTSDYNSASSKDITYNQTYLSEDSSIDSGMETRRGELKFIGSSNNGTVVTVSSVSSMAVSASNGAMSTGSGPAQQRLQLPDKRLKPGLRFDTHTHDHDGDVEDISDGERTSSDHGMFYNNLAPSTPTDFKVTAMNEDELRKSVRRQKFEKTGLQLTTAALSGNGSSHTASTGTGTGTSDTEDEGSTPSAENAERSLASTLGGSSENLPQSSSNSFLHAALPEGPGLTTPMERGGSSRRSISAKHNTENGKSVAAPPTITKSYTSTKKEELLQVINKVKQQLENGTRKNGNTRLNAIAEVGHRPLRGSHSISDLSLAANLDGSRNVGGGPGRYTKPVASHDTSQCISSQNTTATAATPNTQQQHQQPVQQQQYPITKEQLPHTQQQNQHYAPPSSQQFFNCAAPKSKLQQNFQTMRQVQQHYPPYPHHVGVHQIHPPPGVPFGGCAAGSSSVMRSHSQQQQHHHQQQQQQQQRAKRNPAGNNRRTPSILKHYKSCPVSPVHEEVEWSAEGNERGALLGEPKRHSVYADDARTILDMIHADTEKMIDEITRKYGDLDEPSIPASYSMPANLRNLGGLGSTGDSTPTGRTTQYYVYREFYQCERKVSLSDILQPEQYAASQRRLDEARFLETQRHSSASFFLTGQQSQESLSLLSDGDGPGSYCNSLESVLSDESDCQSAPLEYPQTQVAVLQQRHAGIRNFIIHGPVSKSYGNSPNAYGSFDYYMRQQHATTTDSFDVTGYNLEPLKPLPSSKTYPRIAQVQATENIPTLRSKNKQYNSGVNKSLSTDFAQQRQQRNSNPMQSGNNLFVRKPLKPKPPVPAKPQNLISTLSHMEKQQKQKSQSRTASVVQQFEHNLQKFEREKQRERDQQRRPAMRSSVSSGALAGGSATQSCLKKVSRFDTSESNRRATSVRQKNRPKISVRFNTVSQIKYTPSAKRERERQAREEEPPEMEVGSLPSDYGERSFEMYFAENGNAPENLENMQTLKLYTKPQLQAVVDEIQQEREKYRKNLDNAGKISGKGGKGASGKGKGAGGSTSHQCQNIAKKIDIIEKLIAMEENKMEQIRLATESRLRPFNCNAKEKGYVKSLTMNFDMLARGEEPTEDEDLTSKDASDLCAYARNIRRNCSLPDVLESTDFTGIYNSQGVELAKEVIADDEGVDTANPEIPADSTDHDDIGPTVVLRMEPGNPKTLNPMPIEESSIRRACSLSDLHMGNFGKPGKSNGTPQKPQVQHRNGNVSRSASKRNSLQGKTGLGASSNSMNVLNQGSDSEPEDSNRLRSASNGQGRSNGPIAASRQYSNKINNVNNNRRKTPNFSSATPMQDDSSSEETPNSTVNNKPIVPPRPRNLGFDHKSKLMINNSGSPSGIAKQRSGVTSTEDFEGTDPEAQVHNVINKLYTTTQAAMQLHANLKNSLLLKELENALIMSRNMLSSITNRQAEKTNNGGGVGGGLGMGGSGGLNHDQLSADNGDYLMMVNNCADLLSNLRTKHKPDDCENNS; translated from the exons CTGCACGGTGGTGCTGTTCAACGCAAAGCGCCAGACCCAGGCCTACTTGGTCAACACCTCCCGCAAAGCATTCACATCCGTGGCATTTTCGCGATGCGGTCGCTATGTGGCCACCGGCGAGTGTGGCATCAATCCGGCGATCAAAGTCTGGGAGCTGGAAACTCCCAACGGAAGTCTGGAGCACTGCAGCGGCGGCAATGTTATTGCAGAGTTTGTGGACCACAAATACGCCGTCACCTGTGTG GCCTTTTCGCCCACTGGCAAGTACCTGGTTTCGGTGGGCTCCCAGCACGACATGATTGTCAACGTGTTCGACTGGCGAGCCAACCTCAAGATGGCCTCGAATAAAATCAGCTCCAAGGTGGCTGCCGTGTGTTTTGCCGAAGATGGCAGCTATTTCGTCACCGTGGGCAATCGCCATGTCAAATACTGGTATCTGGAGGGAGGAAGAAAG TATAAGGATCCCATTCCCCTGATGGGACGGAGCGCCATTCTGGGTGATTTGCGGGACAACGACTTCTGTGCGGTGGCCTGCGGAAAGGGTATCTGTGCGGAGAGCACGTACGCCATCACGCGGCAAGGACACTTGGTGGAGTTCAGTTCCCGTCGCCTGCTGGACAAGTGGGTGCAGTGCCGCACCACCAATGCCAACTGTATCTGCGTGAACGAGAGATTCATCCTGGTGGGCTGTGCCGAGTCCATCATTCGCATCTTCAATGCGGCCACGCTGGAGTACGTGACCACTCTGCCCAGAACTCATTACTTGGGCGTGGATGTGGCCCAGGGCATTCAGATCAACCACATCATGTCGGTGCCGCAGCAGGCCAAGTTCCCCGATTGCATCGCCATGGTTTTCGATGAACAGCGTTGCAAG GTGAGCTGCGTTTACAACGATCACTCCCTTTACATCTGGGATCTGCGCGACATCTCACGAGTGGGCAAGTCGCACTCGTTCCTTTACCACTCCACTTGCATCTGGGGCGTGGAGACAGTGCCATATAATGTGGAGCGGGAGCCATCGCAAACTCTCCCGGAGGAGTGCTTCGTCACCTGCTCCTCGGACGACACAATTCGCGTCTGGGGATTGGATGGATGCACCAACAATGATATCTATCGAAGGAACATCTACTCCAAGGAGCTGCTGAAGATTGTGTACAGCGATGAGGAGCTGCAGTTCATCAAGGATCAGGGATCTTCGCTATTCGATAAAGCAGGAAATTCCTCTTATGATGGAAGGAATGGTGTGCGTTGCATTAAGATCAGTCCGGAACTGCAACACCTGGCCAGTGGAGATCGGTGCGGCAATATACGTGTGTATAATCTGGTCAATCTGCGCCTGCTCACCACCATCGAAGCTCATGAGTCGGAGGTGCTTTGTCTGGAGTACTCCAATGAGCGGATCGACCGAAAGTTGCTAGCCAGTGCCAGTAGGGATCGTCTGATCCATGTCTTTGATGTGGCCCAAAATTATTTACTGCTACAAACACTGGATGATCACAGCTCCTCAATCACCTCGATTAAGTTTGTAGGTGCTGGACTCAATTTCCAGATGATTAGTTGCGGAGCCGACAAGTCCATTATGTTTAGGAGTTTTCAG GGCAACATCTTTATGAGGGGAACCAACACCTCTGGAAAGACAACGTTGTATGACATGGAGGTCGACTCGAATGCAAAGCACATTTTGACCGCCTGCCAGGACCGCAATGTGCGAGTCTACGGAACCCAAAATGCCAAGCAAACAAAAACCTTTAAGGGTTCACATTCGGACGAAGGAAGTCTGATTAAACTGAGCCTCGATCCCAGTGGCATCTATGTGGCCACATCGTGCACGGATAAAACCCTGGCTGTATATGATTACTACTCCAGTGAGTGTATGGCGAGGATGTATGGTCACAGCGAGCTGGTCACGGGTCTGAAGTTTACCAACGATTGCCGCCATTTAATATCTGCCAGCGGCGATGGTTGTATTTTCATCTGGCAAGTGCCACACGATATGATAGTGACCATGCAGGCGAGGATGTCACAGCAGCGTCTCAGGTCGGGACATGCTCCGTTGCCACGACCCCTGGCTTCCATTTCACCACCAGATGGTATTGCGCTGGAATCACCAACCAGTGAAATAGAGCAGCCGCAATTACAGCCCAAGTTTGGAGTGGCCGAGAGGTTTTCGGATGTGGGTCAACTGCCTCAGTGGGCGATGCGAAAAGCAGCAGCGGATTCGGATAGTGGAGCCCTGTCCATACCCACACCCAGTGGTGGATCCACAAATGTACCTGCCATGCATGCCGCTTCATCGATGGGAAACCTGAGCTCATCACCGAGTCAACAGATCCCAGGACTGGCACCCCGAGCCAGGGGCAGATGGGCCCAGAGGAGCACACAATTGGAAACGGCTGATGACCTGCGTTCCAACTCGGAAAGTCCCCTGGGAACCGTATCCTCTGTAGGTGGTCATAGCGGTGTAAATGTCCAGACTTCTGACTACAATAGTGCCTCTTCCAAGGACATTACATATAATCAAACCTACTTGAGCGAGGACTCCTCCATCGATTCCGGTATGGAAACGCGAAGGGGCGAACTTAAGTTTatcggcagcagcaacaatggAACGGTGGTCACTGTGTCCTCCGTTTCCTCGATGGCTGTTTCTGCCTCCAATGGTGCCATGTCAACGGGTTCTGGACCTGCCCAACAGCGACTCCAGCTGCCGGATAAAAGGTTGAAGCCGGGTCTGCGGTTCGATACGCATACCCATGATCATGATGGTGATGTAGAGGATATCTCCGATGGAGAGAGAACTAGCTCCGACCATGGAATGTTTTACAACAACCTGGCGCCCAGCACGCCAAC AGATTTCAAGGTGACGGCCATGAACGAGGATGAGTTGCGCAAATCAGTGCGCCGTCAAAAGTTTGAAAAAACAGGCCTTCAGCTTACCACCGCGGCGCTCAGCGGAAATGGAAGTTCGCACACGGCGAGCACCGGAACCGGAACAGGAACCTCGGATACCGAGGACGAAGGCTCCACGCCAAGTGCCGAAAATGCAGAACGTTCGCTGGCCTCCACGCTGGGCGGTAGCTCTGAAAATCTCCCCCAGAGCAGCAGCAATAGTTTTCTGCATGCTGCTCTGCCCGAGGGACCGGGATTAACAACACCCATGGAACGGGGTGGCAGCA GTCGCCGCAGCATCAGTGCCAAGCACAAtacggaaaatggaaaaagcGTGGCCGCACCGCCCACCATCACCAAGTCATATACGAGCACCAAAAAGGAAGAGCTGCTGCAGGTCATCAACAAGGTCAAGCAGCAACTGGAGAAT GGTACGCGCAAAAATGGCAACACAAGGTTGAATGCTATAGCCGAG GTAGGCCATAGACCCCTACGGGGAAGCCATAGCATATCGGACCTGAGTCTGGCTGCCAATTTGGATGGATCAAGGAATGTGGGCGGAGGACCAGGACGTTACACGAAGCCGG TTGCTTCCCATGACACTTCGCAGTGTATTAGCTCCCAAAACACAACAGcaactgctgcaactccaaatacccagcagcaacatcaacaaccagtgcagcagcagcaatatcCAATAACCAAGGAGCAACTTCCGCATACCCAACAGCAAAATCAGCACTATGCTCCTCCATCTTCCCAGCAATTCTTCAATTGTGCCGCCCCGAAATCCAAGTTGCAACAGAACTTCCAGACGATGCGACAGGTTCAACAGCACTATCCTCCTTATCCACATCATGTGGGTGTTCATCAGATCCATCCACCTCCAGGGGTTCCATTTGGTGGATGTGCAGCGGGATCCTCATCTGTGATGCGTTCACAttcccagcagcagcaacatcatcaccaacagcagcagcagcaacaacagagGGCTAAAAGAAATCCAGCTGGGAATAATAGACGTACTCCCAGTATTTTAAAACACTACAAATCCTGTCCAGTATCTCCGGTCCACGAAGAGGTAGAATGGTCTGCCGAGGGAAACGAACGTGGAGCTCTACTTGGTGAACCCAAAAGACACTCGGTTTATGCAGATGATGCAAGAACCATTTTGGATATGATCCATGCTGATACGGAAAAGATGATTGATGAGATCACCCGAAAGTATGGAGACCTAGATGAACCCAGTATACCAGCTTCGTACTCGATGCCAGCGAATCTGCGAAACTTGGGAGGACTGGGTTCCACTGGTGACTCCACACCCACGGGTAGAACCACACAGTATTACGTTTACAGGGAGTTCTATCAATGCGAGAGGAAAGTATCTCTTTCGGATATCCTGCAACCTGAGCAATATGCCGCCAGCCAGAGGAGATTGGATGAGGCCCGGTTTCTGGAGACGCAACGGCATTCCAGTGCCAGTTTCTTCCTCACCGGACAGCAAAGTCAGGAGTCACTGTCCCTGCTTTCCGATGGCGATGGTCCTGGAAGCTATTGCAATAGTTTGGAAAGCGTTCTATCCGACGAAAGTGATTGCCAGAGTGCTCCTTTGGAGTATCCACAAACTCAGGTGGCTGTTCTTCAGCAACGTCATGCTGGCATCCGGAACTTTATCATCCATGGACCAGTGTCCAAGTCCTACGGGAATAGCCCGAATGCCTATGGCAGCTTCGATTACTATATGCGACAACAGCATGCCACAACAACGGATAGTTTCGATGTCACCGGCTACAATCTGGAGCCACTAAAGCCACTGCCCAGTTCGAAGACATATCCGAGAATAGCTCAGGTTCAGGCCACTGAAAATATACCTACTCTGCGCTCGAAGAACAAGCAATATAACTCAGGTGTTAACAAGTCTTTGAGTACGGACTTTGCCCAACAGCGTCAGCAAAGGAACTCGAATCCCATGCAATCGGGAAATAATCTTTTTGTGAGAAAACCGCTTAAACCCAAGCCCCCAGTGCCGGCCAAACCTCAGAATCTAATCAGCACTTTGAGCCACATGGAGAAACAGCAAAAACAGAAATCCCAGTCCAGAACTGCCAGTGTAGTCCAGCAATTTGAGCATAATTTGCAGAAATTCGAAAGGGAAAAGCAACGTGAGCGAGATCAGCAAAGGAGGCCTGCGATGAGGAGTTCAGTGAGTTCTGGGGCTCTGGCTGGAGGTTCGGCAACCCAAAGTTGTCTGAAGAAAGTCTCCCGTTTCGATACCAGCGAAAGCAATCGAAGAGCCACCAGTGTGAGGCAAAAGAACAGGCCAAAGATCTCGGTGCGTTTTAATACAGTCTCGCAGATCAAGTATACGCCCAGTGCCAAAAGGGAGAGGGAAAGGCAGGCCAGGGAGGAAGAGCCACCGGAAATGGAAGTGGGCAGTCTTCCTAGTGATTATGGTGAGCGCAGCTTTGAAATGTATTTCGCGGAAAATGGAAATGCCCCGGAGAACTTGGAAAATATGCAGACTCTCAAACTCTATACCAAACCGCAACTACAGGCAGTGGTAGATGAGATCCAGCAAGAGCGGGAAAAATACAGGAAAAACCTAGACAATGCTGGGAAAATCAGTGGAAAAGGGGGGAAAGGAGCAAGTGGGAAGGGAAAAGGAGCAGGAGGCTCCACTAGCCATCAGTGCCAGAATATAGCCAAGAAGATCGACATTATCGAAAAGTTAATCGCCATGGAGGAGAACAAAATGGAGCAAATACGTTTGGCCACCGAATCGCGTTTGAGGCCCTTTAATTGCAATGCGAAGGAAAAGGGTTATGTGAAGAGTTTGACCATGAATTTTGACATGCTGGCCAGGGGAGAAGAGCCCACAGAAGATGAGGATCTGACCTCCAAAGATGCCTCGGATCTTTGCGCCTATGCCAGAAATATCCGAAGGAATTGCAGTTTGCCCGATGTTCTGGAGAGCACCGATTTCACTGGCATCTACAATAGCCAGGGTGTAGAGTTGGCCAAAGAAGTGATAGCCGATGATGAGGGCGTTGATACAGCGAATCCAGAGATCCCTGCTGATAGCACCGATCACGATGACATCGGACCCACTGTTGTTTTGAGGATGGAGCCAG GCAATCCCAAAACGCTCAATCCCATGCCCATCGAGGAGTCCTCCATACGCCGCGCCTGCTCGCTGAGCGACCTGCACATGGGCAACTTTGGCAAGC CTGGCAAATCGAATGGCACACCACAGAAGCCGCAGGTCCAGCACCGAAATGGAAATGTCTCGCGATCGGCCAGCAAAAGGAACAGTTTGCAGGGCAAAACCGGACTGGGTGCCTCCAGCAACTCAATGAACGTTCTTAATCAGGGT agcGATTCCGAACCCGAGGACAGCAATCGTTTGCGTAGTGCCAGCAACGGACAGGGACGCAGCAACGGACCAATTG CTGCCAGTCGCCAGTACAGCAACAAGATCAACAATGTCAACAACAATCGTCGAAAGACACCAAACTTCAGCAGTG CCACACCCATGCAGGACGACTCTAGCTCCGAGGAGACGCCCAACAGCACTGTCAACAACAAGCCCATTGTGCCACCAAGGCCAAGAAATTTGGGCTTTGATCACAAGAGCAAGCTAATGATTAACAATAGTGGCAGTCCGAGCGGAATTGCCAAACAGAGAAGTGGAGTGACTTCCACGGAGGACTTCGAGGGTACAGATC CCGAAGCCCAAGTACACAATGTGATTAATAAACTTTACACGACTACACAGGCAGCTATGCAGCTGCATGCGAATCTGAAGAATTCGTTGCTGCTGAAGGAACTGGAGAATGCCCTTATTATGTCCAGAAATATGCTAAGCAGCATCACCAATAG ACAAGCGGAGAAAACAAACAACGGAGGCGGAGTGGGCGGGGGATTGGGAATGGGTGGTAGTGGGGGATTGAACCACGATCAGCTGAGCGCTGACAACGGAGACTATCTGATGATGGTCAACAACTGTGCCGATCTTTTGAGCAATTTACGCACGAAGCACAAACCCGATGACTGTGAGAATAACTCCTAG